ATTCGTTCTATTCCCTTCGTTATTCTGCTGGTGCTGCTGTTACCGCTTACACAGATTTTGTTGGGCAATACGATTGGTCCAGTGGCTGCGGCAGTGCCGATGTCTGTCGCGGCGATCGCATTTTATGCTCGTCTGGTAGATAGCGCATTGCGTGAAATTGATCCCGGCATCGTGGAAGCGGCTGAAGCGTTCGGTGCCAGCCCTATGCGTATTATCGGCACGGTGCTGTTGCCAGAGGCAAAAGCAGGGCTATTGCGTGGTCTGACGATTACGCTGGTGAGCCTCATCGGTTATTCGGCAATGGCGGGTATTGTCGGCGGCGGTGGCGTGGGTGACTTGGCGATCCGCTTCGGTTATTACCGTTATGAAACCGAGGTAATGGTGATTACTGTCATTGCGTTGGTTATTCTGGTGCAGGTGGTACAGACATTAGGTGACTGGCTGTCAAAGCGTGCCGATAAGCGCGAACGCCGCTGAGGGTATTTTCATGCGAGGCACGAGGAAAGGTTGAACAGCGATAGCTTCTCGTGCCATTTGCTATTTTTTTGATGGTTTTGCTGCCTGCATTTTCAGATATTCCTTACTTTTTCCTAAGTCCCTTTTTTATCTGCATTTTTTTAGACGCTTTCATTTCTTTGACTATCTTTACAGAATGAACGGTTTTCATCTTAGGGATGACGCGTTACCTTTATATGTTACCAAAGTTTTCAAAACATATTGAAAATTAAGAATTATTAACAACTGATGGACATTGCGGCGAACTCATGAAAACAACCCCTTTCCTGACCAGACTCACGCCTTTCTCTGTAGGTACGGTATTGCTTGTTGGTTTGGTGCCATTCACCTATGCGGAACCGTTGCCTGCGGTGCCGCAAATCGACGCCAAAGCCTTTATCCTGATGGATCACGCCAGCGGTAAGGTGTTGGCGGAGAGCAATGCTGACGAACGCCTTGATCCTGCCAGCTTGACCAAAATCATGGCGAGCTATGTGGTTGGGCAGGCGATAAAATCCGGTAAAATTCGCCCGACGGATGAAGTGACTGTCGGAAAAGATGCCTGGGCAACCGGTAATCCGGCGTTACGCGGATCGTCGCTGATGTTCCTCAAGCCGGGCGACCGTATCCCTGTTTCTGAGTTAAATAAAGGCATTGTCATTCAGTCAGGTAATGATGCCAGCATCGCGCTAGCGGATTACGTAGCGGGCAGTCAGGATGCGTTTGTCAGCCTGATGAACAATTATGCGAAAG
The window above is part of the Pectobacterium araliae genome. Proteins encoded here:
- a CDS encoding methionine ABC transporter permease; amino-acid sequence: MADLWIDLVAAFGETFQMVGISTLFAVIGGLPLGLLIYVTDKNLFWQNRVVYLFGTVLVNIIRSIPFVILLVLLLPLTQILLGNTIGPVAAAVPMSVAAIAFYARLVDSALREIDPGIVEAAEAFGASPMRIIGTVLLPEAKAGLLRGLTITLVSLIGYSAMAGIVGGGGVGDLAIRFGYYRYETEVMVITVIALVILVQVVQTLGDWLSKRADKRERR